One genomic segment of Homo sapiens chromosome 14, GRCh38.p14 Primary Assembly includes these proteins:
- the GMPR2 gene encoding GMP reductase 2 isoform 4 (isoform 4 is encoded by transcript variant 6): protein MTSCLPALRFIATPRLSAMPHIDNDVKLDFKDVLLRPKRSTLKSRSEVDLTRSFSFRNSKQTYSGVPIIAANMDTVGTFEMAKVLCKFSLFTAVHKHYSLVQWQEFAGQNPDCLEHLAASSGTGSSDFEQLEQILEAIPQVKYICLDVANGYSEHFVEFVKDVRKRFPQHTIMAGNVVTGEMVEELILSGADIIKVGIGPGSVCTTRKKTGVGYPQLSAVMECADAAHGLKGHIISDGGCSCPGDVAKAFGAGADFVMLGGMLAGHSESGGELIERDGKKYKLFYGMSSEMAMKKYAGGVAEYRYVWRPRSLVIVWRQNSWLLRGGWYSSQRSMVNRGSMLGSVEKSLGLRNPEGEDNKVFPTLRASEGKTVEVPFKGDVEHTIRDILGGIRSTCTYVGAAKLKELSRRTTFIRVTQQVNPIFSEAC, encoded by the exons ATGACTTCCTGCCTTCCAGCCCTCAGATTCATCGCTACCCCGAGGCTAAGCGCCATGCCTCATATTGACAACGATGTGAAACTGGACTTCAAGGATGTCCTTTTGAGGCCCAAACGCAGTACCCTTAAGTCTCGAAGTGAG GTGGATCTCACAAGATCCTTTTCATTTCGGAACTCAAAGCAGACATACTCTGGGGTTCCCATCATTGCTGCCAATATGGATACTGTGGGCACCTTTGAGATGGCCAAGGTTCTCTGTAAG TTCTCTCTCTTCACTGCTGTCCATAAGCACTATAGCCTCGTTCAGTGGCAAGAGTTTGCTGGCCAGAATCCTGACTGTCTTGAG CATCTGGCTGCCAGCTCAGGCACAGGCTCTTCTGACTTTGAGCAGCTGGAACAGATCCTGGAAGCTATTCCCCAGGTGAAGTATATATGCCTGGATGTGGCAAATGGCTACTCTGAACACTTTGTTGAATTTGTAAAAGATGTACGGAAGCGCTTCCCCCAGCACACCATCATG GCAGGGAATGTGGTAACAGGAGAGATGGTAGAAGAGCTCATCCTTTCTGGGGCTGACATCATCAAAGTGGGAATTGGGCCAG GCTCTGTGTGTACTACTCGGAAGAAAACTGGAGTGGGGTATCCACAGCTCAGCGCAGTGATGGAGTGTGCAGATGCTGCTCATGGCCTCAAAGGCCACATCATTTCA GATGGAGGTTGCAGCTGTCCTGGGGATGTGGCCAAGGCTTTTG GGGCAGGAGCTGACTTCGTGATGCTGGGTGgcatgctggctgggcacagtgagtCAGGTGGTGAGCTCATCGAGAGGGATGGCAAGAAGTACAAGCTCTTCTATGGAATGAGTTCTGAAATGGCCATGAAGAAGTATGCTGGGGGCGTGGCTGAGTACAGGTATGTGTGGAGGCCCAGGAGCTTAGTAATAGTATGGAGGCAGAACTCATGGCTGCTGAGAGGGGGATGGTACAGTTCTCAGAGAAGCATGGTGAACCGGGGCTCAATGCTAGGGTCTGTGGAAAAGTCCCTGGGCTTAAGGAATCCAGAAGGAGAAGATAATAAAGTTTTTCCTACTTTAAGAGCCTCAGAGGGAAAGACAGTGGAAGTTCCTTTTAAAGGAGATGTGGAACATACCATCCGAGACATCCTAGGAGGGATCCGCTCTACGTGTACCTATGTGGGAGCAGCTAAGCTCAAAGAGTTGAGCAGGAGAACTACCTTCATCCGAGTCACCCAGCAGGTGAATCCAATCTTCAGTGAGGCGTGCTAG
- the GMPR2 gene encoding GMP reductase 2 isoform 1 (isoform 1 is encoded by transcript variant 1) yields MTSCLPALRFIATPRLSAMPHIDNDVKLDFKDVLLRPKRSTLKSRSEVDLTRSFSFRNSKQTYSGVPIIAANMDTVGTFEMAKVLCKFSLFTAVHKHYSLVQWQEFAGQNPDCLEHLAASSGTGSSDFEQLEQILEAIPQVKYICLDVANGYSEHFVEFVKDVRKRFPQHTIMAGNVVTGEMVEELILSGADIIKVGIGPGSVCTTRKKTGVGYPQLSAVMECADAAHGLKGHIISDGGCSCPGDVAKAFGAGADFVMLGGMLAGHSESGGELIERDGKKYKLFYGMSSEMAMKKYAGGVAEYRASEGKTVEVPFKGDVEHTIRDILGGIRSTCTYVGAAKLKELSRRTTFIRVTQQVNPIFSEAC; encoded by the exons ATGACTTCCTGCCTTCCAGCCCTCAGATTCATCGCTACCCCGAGGCTAAGCGCCATGCCTCATATTGACAACGATGTGAAACTGGACTTCAAGGATGTCCTTTTGAGGCCCAAACGCAGTACCCTTAAGTCTCGAAGTGAG GTGGATCTCACAAGATCCTTTTCATTTCGGAACTCAAAGCAGACATACTCTGGGGTTCCCATCATTGCTGCCAATATGGATACTGTGGGCACCTTTGAGATGGCCAAGGTTCTCTGTAAG TTCTCTCTCTTCACTGCTGTCCATAAGCACTATAGCCTCGTTCAGTGGCAAGAGTTTGCTGGCCAGAATCCTGACTGTCTTGAG CATCTGGCTGCCAGCTCAGGCACAGGCTCTTCTGACTTTGAGCAGCTGGAACAGATCCTGGAAGCTATTCCCCAGGTGAAGTATATATGCCTGGATGTGGCAAATGGCTACTCTGAACACTTTGTTGAATTTGTAAAAGATGTACGGAAGCGCTTCCCCCAGCACACCATCATG GCAGGGAATGTGGTAACAGGAGAGATGGTAGAAGAGCTCATCCTTTCTGGGGCTGACATCATCAAAGTGGGAATTGGGCCAG GCTCTGTGTGTACTACTCGGAAGAAAACTGGAGTGGGGTATCCACAGCTCAGCGCAGTGATGGAGTGTGCAGATGCTGCTCATGGCCTCAAAGGCCACATCATTTCA GATGGAGGTTGCAGCTGTCCTGGGGATGTGGCCAAGGCTTTTG GGGCAGGAGCTGACTTCGTGATGCTGGGTGgcatgctggctgggcacagtgagtCAGGTGGTGAGCTCATCGAGAGGGATGGCAAGAAGTACAAGCTCTTCTATGGAATGAGTTCTGAAATGGCCATGAAGAAGTATGCTGGGGGCGTGGCTGAGTACAG AGCCTCAGAGGGAAAGACAGTGGAAGTTCCTTTTAAAGGAGATGTGGAACATACCATCCGAGACATCCTAGGAGGGATCCGCTCTACGTGTACCTATGTGGGAGCAGCTAAGCTCAAAGAGTTGAGCAGGAGAACTACCTTCATCCGAGTCACCCAGCAGGTGAATCCAATCTTCAGTGAGGCGTGCTAG
- the GMPR2 gene encoding GMP reductase 2 isoform 6 (isoform 6 is encoded by transcript variant 9), giving the protein MPHIDNDVKLDFKDVLLRPKRSTLKSRSEVDLTRSFSFRNSKQTYSGVPIIAANMDTVGTFEMAKVLCKFSLFTAVHKHYSLVQWQEFAGQNPDCLEHLAASSGTGSSDFEQLEQILEAIPQVKYICLDVANGYSEHFVEFVKDVRKRFPQHTIMAGNVVTGEMVEELILSGADIIKVGIGPGSVCTTRKKTGVGYPQLSAVMECADAAHGLKGHIISDGGCSCPGDVAKAFGAGADFVMLGGMLAGHSESGGELIERDGKKYKLFYGMSSEMAMKKYAGGVAEYRYVWRPRSLVIVWRQNSWLLRGGWYSSQRSMVNRGSMLGSVEKSLGLRNPEGEDNKVFPTLRASEGKTVEVPFKGDVEHTIRDILGGIRSTCTYVGAAKLKELSRRTTFIRVTQQVNPIFSEAC; this is encoded by the exons ATGCCTCATATTGACAACGATGTGAAACTGGACTTCAAGGATGTCCTTTTGAGGCCCAAACGCAGTACCCTTAAGTCTCGAAGTGAG GTGGATCTCACAAGATCCTTTTCATTTCGGAACTCAAAGCAGACATACTCTGGGGTTCCCATCATTGCTGCCAATATGGATACTGTGGGCACCTTTGAGATGGCCAAGGTTCTCTGTAAG TTCTCTCTCTTCACTGCTGTCCATAAGCACTATAGCCTCGTTCAGTGGCAAGAGTTTGCTGGCCAGAATCCTGACTGTCTTGAG CATCTGGCTGCCAGCTCAGGCACAGGCTCTTCTGACTTTGAGCAGCTGGAACAGATCCTGGAAGCTATTCCCCAGGTGAAGTATATATGCCTGGATGTGGCAAATGGCTACTCTGAACACTTTGTTGAATTTGTAAAAGATGTACGGAAGCGCTTCCCCCAGCACACCATCATG GCAGGGAATGTGGTAACAGGAGAGATGGTAGAAGAGCTCATCCTTTCTGGGGCTGACATCATCAAAGTGGGAATTGGGCCAG GCTCTGTGTGTACTACTCGGAAGAAAACTGGAGTGGGGTATCCACAGCTCAGCGCAGTGATGGAGTGTGCAGATGCTGCTCATGGCCTCAAAGGCCACATCATTTCA GATGGAGGTTGCAGCTGTCCTGGGGATGTGGCCAAGGCTTTTG GGGCAGGAGCTGACTTCGTGATGCTGGGTGgcatgctggctgggcacagtgagtCAGGTGGTGAGCTCATCGAGAGGGATGGCAAGAAGTACAAGCTCTTCTATGGAATGAGTTCTGAAATGGCCATGAAGAAGTATGCTGGGGGCGTGGCTGAGTACAGGTATGTGTGGAGGCCCAGGAGCTTAGTAATAGTATGGAGGCAGAACTCATGGCTGCTGAGAGGGGGATGGTACAGTTCTCAGAGAAGCATGGTGAACCGGGGCTCAATGCTAGGGTCTGTGGAAAAGTCCCTGGGCTTAAGGAATCCAGAAGGAGAAGATAATAAAGTTTTTCCTACTTTAAGAGCCTCAGAGGGAAAGACAGTGGAAGTTCCTTTTAAAGGAGATGTGGAACATACCATCCGAGACATCCTAGGAGGGATCCGCTCTACGTGTACCTATGTGGGAGCAGCTAAGCTCAAAGAGTTGAGCAGGAGAACTACCTTCATCCGAGTCACCCAGCAGGTGAATCCAATCTTCAGTGAGGCGTGCTAG
- the GMPR2 gene encoding GMP reductase 2 isoform 5 (isoform 5 is encoded by transcript variant 7) produces the protein MPHIDNDVKLDFKDVLLRPKRSTLKSRSEVDLTRSFSFRNSKQTYSGVPIIAANMDTVGTFEMAKVLCKHLAASSGTGSSDFEQLEQILEAIPQVKYICLDVANGYSEHFVEFVKDVRKRFPQHTIMAGNVVTGEMVEELILSGADIIKVGIGPGSVCTTRKKTGVGYPQLSAVMECADAAHGLKGHIISDGGCSCPGDVAKAFGAGADFVMLGGMLAGHSESGGELIERDGKKYKLFYGMSSEMAMKKYAGGVAEYRASEGKTVEVPFKGDVEHTIRDILGGIRSTCTYVGAAKLKELSRRTTFIRVTQQVNPIFSEAC, from the exons ATGCCTCATATTGACAACGATGTGAAACTGGACTTCAAGGATGTCCTTTTGAGGCCCAAACGCAGTACCCTTAAGTCTCGAAGTGAG GTGGATCTCACAAGATCCTTTTCATTTCGGAACTCAAAGCAGACATACTCTGGGGTTCCCATCATTGCTGCCAATATGGATACTGTGGGCACCTTTGAGATGGCCAAGGTTCTCTGTAAG CATCTGGCTGCCAGCTCAGGCACAGGCTCTTCTGACTTTGAGCAGCTGGAACAGATCCTGGAAGCTATTCCCCAGGTGAAGTATATATGCCTGGATGTGGCAAATGGCTACTCTGAACACTTTGTTGAATTTGTAAAAGATGTACGGAAGCGCTTCCCCCAGCACACCATCATG GCAGGGAATGTGGTAACAGGAGAGATGGTAGAAGAGCTCATCCTTTCTGGGGCTGACATCATCAAAGTGGGAATTGGGCCAG GCTCTGTGTGTACTACTCGGAAGAAAACTGGAGTGGGGTATCCACAGCTCAGCGCAGTGATGGAGTGTGCAGATGCTGCTCATGGCCTCAAAGGCCACATCATTTCA GATGGAGGTTGCAGCTGTCCTGGGGATGTGGCCAAGGCTTTTG GGGCAGGAGCTGACTTCGTGATGCTGGGTGgcatgctggctgggcacagtgagtCAGGTGGTGAGCTCATCGAGAGGGATGGCAAGAAGTACAAGCTCTTCTATGGAATGAGTTCTGAAATGGCCATGAAGAAGTATGCTGGGGGCGTGGCTGAGTACAG AGCCTCAGAGGGAAAGACAGTGGAAGTTCCTTTTAAAGGAGATGTGGAACATACCATCCGAGACATCCTAGGAGGGATCCGCTCTACGTGTACCTATGTGGGAGCAGCTAAGCTCAAAGAGTTGAGCAGGAGAACTACCTTCATCCGAGTCACCCAGCAGGTGAATCCAATCTTCAGTGAGGCGTGCTAG
- the GMPR2 gene encoding GMP reductase 2 isoform 2 (isoform 2 is encoded by transcript variant 2): protein MPHIDNDVKLDFKDVLLRPKRSTLKSRSEVDLTRSFSFRNSKQTYSGVPIIAANMDTVGTFEMAKVLCKFSLFTAVHKHYSLVQWQEFAGQNPDCLEHLAASSGTGSSDFEQLEQILEAIPQVKYICLDVANGYSEHFVEFVKDVRKRFPQHTIMAGNVVTGEMVEELILSGADIIKVGIGPGSVCTTRKKTGVGYPQLSAVMECADAAHGLKGHIISDGGCSCPGDVAKAFGAGADFVMLGGMLAGHSESGGELIERDGKKYKLFYGMSSEMAMKKYAGGVAEYRASEGKTVEVPFKGDVEHTIRDILGGIRSTCTYVGAAKLKELSRRTTFIRVTQQVNPIFSEAC from the exons ATGCCTCATATTGACAACGATGTGAAACTGGACTTCAAGGATGTCCTTTTGAGGCCCAAACGCAGTACCCTTAAGTCTCGAAGTGAG GTGGATCTCACAAGATCCTTTTCATTTCGGAACTCAAAGCAGACATACTCTGGGGTTCCCATCATTGCTGCCAATATGGATACTGTGGGCACCTTTGAGATGGCCAAGGTTCTCTGTAAG TTCTCTCTCTTCACTGCTGTCCATAAGCACTATAGCCTCGTTCAGTGGCAAGAGTTTGCTGGCCAGAATCCTGACTGTCTTGAG CATCTGGCTGCCAGCTCAGGCACAGGCTCTTCTGACTTTGAGCAGCTGGAACAGATCCTGGAAGCTATTCCCCAGGTGAAGTATATATGCCTGGATGTGGCAAATGGCTACTCTGAACACTTTGTTGAATTTGTAAAAGATGTACGGAAGCGCTTCCCCCAGCACACCATCATG GCAGGGAATGTGGTAACAGGAGAGATGGTAGAAGAGCTCATCCTTTCTGGGGCTGACATCATCAAAGTGGGAATTGGGCCAG GCTCTGTGTGTACTACTCGGAAGAAAACTGGAGTGGGGTATCCACAGCTCAGCGCAGTGATGGAGTGTGCAGATGCTGCTCATGGCCTCAAAGGCCACATCATTTCA GATGGAGGTTGCAGCTGTCCTGGGGATGTGGCCAAGGCTTTTG GGGCAGGAGCTGACTTCGTGATGCTGGGTGgcatgctggctgggcacagtgagtCAGGTGGTGAGCTCATCGAGAGGGATGGCAAGAAGTACAAGCTCTTCTATGGAATGAGTTCTGAAATGGCCATGAAGAAGTATGCTGGGGGCGTGGCTGAGTACAG AGCCTCAGAGGGAAAGACAGTGGAAGTTCCTTTTAAAGGAGATGTGGAACATACCATCCGAGACATCCTAGGAGGGATCCGCTCTACGTGTACCTATGTGGGAGCAGCTAAGCTCAAAGAGTTGAGCAGGAGAACTACCTTCATCCGAGTCACCCAGCAGGTGAATCCAATCTTCAGTGAGGCGTGCTAG
- the GMPR2 gene encoding GMP reductase 2 isoform 7 (isoform 7 is encoded by transcript variant 11), translating into MGCVFLIYKLFTLKWKMLLLSVLLPASILVAEKFSLFTAVHKHYSLVQWQEFAGQNPDCLEHLAASSGTGSSDFEQLEQILEAIPQVKYICLDVANGYSEHFVEFVKDVRKRFPQHTIMAGNVVTGEMVEELILSGADIIKVGIGPGSVCTTRKKTGVGYPQLSAVMECADAAHGLKGHIISDGGCSCPGDVAKAFGAGADFVMLGGMLAGHSESGGELIERDGKKYKLFYGMSSEMAMKKYAGGVAEYRASEGKTVEVPFKGDVEHTIRDILGGIRSTCTYVGAAKLKELSRRTTFIRVTQQVNPIFSEAC; encoded by the exons ATGGGATGTGTTTTTCTTATATACAAGTTGTTCACTTTGAAATGGAAGATGCTGCTCCTGTCAGTACTATTACCTGCCTCTATACTTGTTGCTGAGAAG TTCTCTCTCTTCACTGCTGTCCATAAGCACTATAGCCTCGTTCAGTGGCAAGAGTTTGCTGGCCAGAATCCTGACTGTCTTGAG CATCTGGCTGCCAGCTCAGGCACAGGCTCTTCTGACTTTGAGCAGCTGGAACAGATCCTGGAAGCTATTCCCCAGGTGAAGTATATATGCCTGGATGTGGCAAATGGCTACTCTGAACACTTTGTTGAATTTGTAAAAGATGTACGGAAGCGCTTCCCCCAGCACACCATCATG GCAGGGAATGTGGTAACAGGAGAGATGGTAGAAGAGCTCATCCTTTCTGGGGCTGACATCATCAAAGTGGGAATTGGGCCAG GCTCTGTGTGTACTACTCGGAAGAAAACTGGAGTGGGGTATCCACAGCTCAGCGCAGTGATGGAGTGTGCAGATGCTGCTCATGGCCTCAAAGGCCACATCATTTCA GATGGAGGTTGCAGCTGTCCTGGGGATGTGGCCAAGGCTTTTG GGGCAGGAGCTGACTTCGTGATGCTGGGTGgcatgctggctgggcacagtgagtCAGGTGGTGAGCTCATCGAGAGGGATGGCAAGAAGTACAAGCTCTTCTATGGAATGAGTTCTGAAATGGCCATGAAGAAGTATGCTGGGGGCGTGGCTGAGTACAG AGCCTCAGAGGGAAAGACAGTGGAAGTTCCTTTTAAAGGAGATGTGGAACATACCATCCGAGACATCCTAGGAGGGATCCGCTCTACGTGTACCTATGTGGGAGCAGCTAAGCTCAAAGAGTTGAGCAGGAGAACTACCTTCATCCGAGTCACCCAGCAGGTGAATCCAATCTTCAGTGAGGCGTGCTAG
- the GMPR2 gene encoding GMP reductase 2 isoform 3 (isoform 3 is encoded by transcript variant 5): MGCVFLIYKLFTLKWKMLLLSVLLPASILVAEKFSLFTAVHKHYSLVQWQEFAGQNPDCLEHLAASSGTGSSDFEQLEQILEAIPQVKYICLDVANGYSEHFVEFVKDVRKRFPQHTIMAGNVVTGEMVEELILSGADIIKVGIGPGSVCTTRKKTGVGYPQLSAVMECADAAHGLKGHIISDGGCSCPGDVAKAFGAGADFVMLGGMLAGHSESGGELIERDGKKYKLFYGMSSEMAMKKYAGGVAEYRYVWRPRSLVIVWRQNSWLLRGGWYSSQRSMVNRGSMLGSVEKSLGLRNPEGEDNKVFPTLRASEGKTVEVPFKGDVEHTIRDILGGIRSTCTYVGAAKLKELSRRTTFIRVTQQVNPIFSEAC, translated from the exons ATGGGATGTGTTTTTCTTATATACAAGTTGTTCACTTTGAAATGGAAGATGCTGCTCCTGTCAGTACTATTACCTGCCTCTATACTTGTTGCTGAGAAG TTCTCTCTCTTCACTGCTGTCCATAAGCACTATAGCCTCGTTCAGTGGCAAGAGTTTGCTGGCCAGAATCCTGACTGTCTTGAG CATCTGGCTGCCAGCTCAGGCACAGGCTCTTCTGACTTTGAGCAGCTGGAACAGATCCTGGAAGCTATTCCCCAGGTGAAGTATATATGCCTGGATGTGGCAAATGGCTACTCTGAACACTTTGTTGAATTTGTAAAAGATGTACGGAAGCGCTTCCCCCAGCACACCATCATG GCAGGGAATGTGGTAACAGGAGAGATGGTAGAAGAGCTCATCCTTTCTGGGGCTGACATCATCAAAGTGGGAATTGGGCCAG GCTCTGTGTGTACTACTCGGAAGAAAACTGGAGTGGGGTATCCACAGCTCAGCGCAGTGATGGAGTGTGCAGATGCTGCTCATGGCCTCAAAGGCCACATCATTTCA GATGGAGGTTGCAGCTGTCCTGGGGATGTGGCCAAGGCTTTTG GGGCAGGAGCTGACTTCGTGATGCTGGGTGgcatgctggctgggcacagtgagtCAGGTGGTGAGCTCATCGAGAGGGATGGCAAGAAGTACAAGCTCTTCTATGGAATGAGTTCTGAAATGGCCATGAAGAAGTATGCTGGGGGCGTGGCTGAGTACAGGTATGTGTGGAGGCCCAGGAGCTTAGTAATAGTATGGAGGCAGAACTCATGGCTGCTGAGAGGGGGATGGTACAGTTCTCAGAGAAGCATGGTGAACCGGGGCTCAATGCTAGGGTCTGTGGAAAAGTCCCTGGGCTTAAGGAATCCAGAAGGAGAAGATAATAAAGTTTTTCCTACTTTAAGAGCCTCAGAGGGAAAGACAGTGGAAGTTCCTTTTAAAGGAGATGTGGAACATACCATCCGAGACATCCTAGGAGGGATCCGCTCTACGTGTACCTATGTGGGAGCAGCTAAGCTCAAAGAGTTGAGCAGGAGAACTACCTTCATCCGAGTCACCCAGCAGGTGAATCCAATCTTCAGTGAGGCGTGCTAG